One Qipengyuania gaetbuli genomic region harbors:
- a CDS encoding anti-sigma factor domain-containing protein — MTDAPRPDDDTLAAEYTLGLLEGEELLAARGREASDPGFAAAVAWWQDRLAPMLDEISPATPRAEVWRRIEEALDGAAPSAEVIDLRNRMRRWQVFGTVSAAAATAIAVFAFTFMTLPTTRQVQPRAEAPLVASVPIADTELRLAVTYLPDRSELLVSASGLTADGIHDHELWLVPQDDTPLLSLGVVAPGEERRVTLEPAVAAKMAAGAPLLLTREPLGGKPEGVDAGPVVAEGQLKKI, encoded by the coding sequence ATGACCGACGCGCCCCGCCCCGACGACGACACGCTTGCCGCGGAATATACGCTCGGCCTGCTGGAGGGCGAGGAACTGCTGGCCGCGCGCGGCCGTGAGGCAAGCGACCCCGGCTTTGCGGCAGCCGTCGCCTGGTGGCAGGACCGGCTCGCCCCGATGCTCGACGAGATTTCGCCTGCGACACCGCGCGCAGAGGTCTGGCGGCGCATCGAAGAGGCGCTGGACGGTGCCGCCCCGTCGGCAGAGGTCATCGATCTCAGGAACCGGATGCGCCGCTGGCAGGTCTTCGGCACCGTGAGTGCCGCAGCTGCCACCGCGATTGCCGTCTTCGCCTTCACCTTCATGACCCTGCCCACCACACGTCAGGTGCAGCCACGGGCAGAGGCTCCGCTGGTCGCATCGGTGCCGATTGCGGATACCGAGCTGAGGCTGGCCGTAACCTACCTGCCCGACCGCAGCGAATTGCTCGTCTCGGCAAGCGGCCTGACCGCCGACGGGATCCACGACCATGAGCTGTGGCTGGTCCCGCAGGATGATACGCCGCTCCTCTCGCTCGGCGTGGTCGCCCCCGGCGAGGAACGCCGCGTGACGCTGGAACCGGCAGTCGCGGCGAAGATGGCGGCCGGTGCGCCGCTGCTCCTCACGCGCGAACCTCTGGGCGGCAAACCCGAAGGCGTCGATGCCGGGCCGGTGGTCGCGGAAGGCCAGCTGAAAAAAATCTGA
- a CDS encoding sigma-70 family RNA polymerase sigma factor: MKPASAAARERLKAAMARLAGGDRGALEEIYRATSAKLFGICLRILGDEKEAEDALQDVYINLWRRADRYDPGRASPIAWLATFARNRAVDRLRTGKLRRASVGEEEAAPIADASPLAEDLLIDAEREARVHQCIEKLEDEPRSAIRSAFFEGRTYADLAESSGTPLGTMKSRIRRALARLKTCLEKGE, from the coding sequence GTGAAGCCGGCAAGCGCAGCGGCCCGCGAAAGGCTGAAGGCGGCCATGGCCCGCCTTGCTGGGGGGGATCGCGGCGCGCTGGAGGAAATTTATCGCGCCACCTCGGCGAAGCTTTTCGGCATCTGCCTGCGTATCTTGGGTGACGAGAAGGAAGCCGAGGACGCGTTGCAGGACGTCTACATCAATCTCTGGCGCAGGGCTGACCGGTACGACCCCGGCCGGGCGAGCCCGATTGCGTGGCTGGCGACCTTCGCACGCAACCGCGCGGTCGACCGGCTGCGGACCGGCAAGCTGCGCCGGGCGAGCGTCGGCGAGGAAGAAGCCGCGCCGATAGCGGACGCCTCCCCTCTTGCCGAAGACCTGCTCATCGATGCCGAGCGCGAGGCCCGCGTCCACCAGTGCATCGAAAAGCTTGAAGACGAACCGCGCAGCGCCATCCGCTCCGCTTTCTTCGAAGGCCGCACTTACGCCGACCTCGCAGAGAGCAGCGGCACGCCGCTGGGGACGATGAAGAGCCGGATCCGCCGCGCTCTTGCGCGCCTCAAGACTTGCCTGGAGAAGGGGGAATGA
- a CDS encoding fasciclin domain-containing protein, with protein MPISNQLKAAAAASVLAMGGLALAAATPAVAHNHGKHSMKSQPNIVEAAMGTGVHDTLVAAVKAADLVDTLSSPGPFTVFAPTDDAFGELPAGTVDALLQPANKGKLQTVLTYHVVSGRIPAAQLSAAIKQAGGSYEFETVAGETLTASFDGHTIVVTDALGRETKVVQADVKTTNGVIHVTDGVFLPSV; from the coding sequence ATGCCGATTTCGAACCAGCTCAAGGCCGCAGCCGCGGCGTCCGTACTTGCCATGGGCGGGCTTGCGCTCGCCGCCGCGACGCCGGCCGTTGCGCACAACCATGGCAAGCATTCGATGAAGAGCCAGCCCAACATCGTCGAGGCCGCCATGGGCACGGGCGTGCACGACACGCTGGTTGCCGCCGTCAAGGCCGCCGACCTCGTCGACACTCTGTCTTCGCCCGGCCCCTTCACCGTCTTCGCGCCGACCGACGATGCATTCGGCGAACTGCCGGCCGGCACCGTCGATGCGCTGCTGCAGCCGGCCAATAAGGGCAAGCTGCAGACCGTGCTGACCTACCACGTCGTCTCGGGCCGCATCCCGGCTGCCCAGCTTTCGGCCGCAATCAAGCAGGCCGGTGGCAGCTATGAATTCGAAACGGTCGCAGGCGAGACGCTGACCGCCAGCTTCGATGGGCACACCATCGTCGTCACCGACGCCCTGGGTCGCGAAACCAAGGTCGTGCAGGCCGATGTGAAGACCACCAACGGCGTGATCCACGTCACCGACGGCGTCTTCCTTCCGAGCGTCTGA
- a CDS encoding cation diffusion facilitator family transporter, whose product MGIGHSHDHAHEGHGHDGHGHGGHGHSHAPKDFGRAFLIGIILNSGFVIIEAVYGWISGSMALIADAGHNLSDVLALLLAWGASVAAKRPPNERFTYGYKSSTILAALANAALLLVAIGAIAFETAHRMTDPLPVDGTTMIIVAGIGIAINTGTALLFLRGREHDLNIRGAFLHMAADALVSLGVVLAGIAILYTGALWIDPVVSLIIVAVIAWGTWGLLKDSVAMSLLAVPKGISEKAVRGYLASLEGVSEVQDLHIWPMSTTETALTAHLVMPGGHPGDAFLREAAHELEHHHRINHATIQVETTSKQCGVGCP is encoded by the coding sequence TTGGGAATAGGCCACAGCCATGATCACGCGCACGAGGGGCACGGGCATGACGGGCACGGGCATGGAGGGCACGGCCACTCGCACGCTCCGAAGGATTTCGGCCGCGCATTCCTGATCGGCATCATCCTCAATAGCGGTTTCGTGATCATCGAGGCCGTTTACGGATGGATTTCCGGCTCGATGGCGCTGATTGCGGACGCCGGGCACAATCTTTCCGATGTTCTTGCCCTGCTGCTGGCCTGGGGCGCCAGCGTGGCCGCCAAGCGTCCGCCGAACGAGCGTTTCACTTACGGCTACAAGAGCTCGACCATCCTCGCTGCGCTCGCCAATGCAGCGCTTTTGCTTGTCGCAATCGGTGCAATCGCGTTCGAGACCGCACACCGCATGACCGATCCGCTGCCGGTTGATGGAACGACCATGATCATCGTCGCCGGCATCGGCATCGCGATCAACACCGGCACTGCGCTGCTTTTCCTTCGCGGGCGCGAACATGACCTCAATATCCGCGGCGCCTTCCTGCACATGGCGGCCGATGCGCTGGTCAGCCTTGGCGTGGTTCTGGCGGGGATCGCCATCCTCTATACAGGGGCACTCTGGATCGATCCGGTGGTCAGCCTGATCATCGTGGCCGTCATTGCCTGGGGAACATGGGGGCTGCTCAAGGATAGCGTAGCCATGAGCCTGCTCGCCGTGCCCAAGGGTATCTCCGAAAAAGCCGTCCGCGGCTATCTCGCCTCGCTCGAGGGGGTGAGCGAAGTGCAAGACCTCCATATCTGGCCCATGTCGACCACCGAAACCGCACTGACGGCGCATCTCGTCATGCCCGGCGGACATCCGGGCGATGCCTTCCTGCGCGAAGCCGCGCACGAGCTGGAGCACCATCACCGGATCAATCACGCGACCATCCAGGTGGAAACCACCAGCAAGCAGTGCGGGGTCGGTTGCCCGTGA
- a CDS encoding aldo/keto reductase has translation MEYVNLGPSGLKVSRLCLGCMSYGDTSKGWHGEWVLSEDDSRPFIREAVEAGINFFDTANMYSMGASEEVVGRLLPQFAKRDEIVLATKAFLPWRQAPNTGGNSRKSLFQAIDDSLARLGMDYVDLFQIHRWDDTTPIEETMEALHDIVKAGKARYIGASSMAAWQFAKAQEVTRANGWTRFISMQNHVNLLYREEEREMIPLCRDQGVGIIPWSPLARGKLARAWDESTVRSETDGFGKLLYTQNVDADREVIEAVGRIAADRGVSRATVALAWHFATPGITAPIIGATKPGHIGAAVEAMALDLTRDEVNRLEKPYRPKTPVGVASTAPQNWSLTLKA, from the coding sequence GTGGAATACGTCAATCTCGGCCCTTCGGGCCTCAAGGTCTCGCGCCTGTGCCTCGGGTGCATGAGCTATGGCGACACCAGCAAAGGCTGGCATGGCGAGTGGGTGCTGTCGGAAGACGACAGCCGTCCCTTCATCCGCGAGGCGGTGGAAGCGGGCATCAACTTCTTCGACACGGCCAACATGTATTCGATGGGAGCGTCCGAAGAGGTCGTGGGCCGCTTGCTTCCCCAGTTCGCAAAGCGCGACGAGATCGTGCTGGCGACCAAGGCCTTTCTGCCCTGGCGGCAGGCGCCCAATACCGGCGGCAATTCGCGCAAAAGCCTGTTCCAGGCGATCGACGACAGCCTGGCGCGGCTCGGCATGGATTATGTCGACCTGTTCCAGATCCACCGGTGGGACGACACCACTCCGATCGAAGAAACGATGGAGGCGCTGCACGACATCGTGAAGGCGGGCAAGGCGCGCTACATCGGCGCATCCTCCATGGCCGCGTGGCAGTTCGCCAAGGCGCAGGAGGTAACCCGCGCTAACGGCTGGACGCGCTTCATCTCGATGCAGAACCACGTCAACCTGCTCTACCGCGAGGAAGAGCGCGAGATGATCCCGCTCTGCCGCGACCAGGGCGTCGGCATCATTCCCTGGTCCCCGCTCGCGCGCGGTAAGCTCGCCCGCGCATGGGATGAAAGCACCGTGCGCAGCGAGACCGACGGGTTCGGCAAGCTGCTCTACACGCAGAACGTGGACGCGGACCGCGAGGTAATCGAGGCAGTCGGCCGGATCGCTGCCGATCGCGGTGTTTCGCGCGCGACCGTGGCGCTGGCATGGCATTTCGCCACGCCGGGCATCACCGCGCCGATTATCGGGGCGACCAAGCCGGGCCATATCGGCGCGGCGGTAGAGGCCATGGCGCTCGATCTCACCCGCGACGAGGTCAACCGGCTCGAAAAGCCCTATCGCCCCAAGACGCCGGTCGGCGTCGCATCGACCGCGCCGCAGAACTGGTCATTGACGCTCAAGGCCTGA